The window TTCATGTCTAGGACCAGATTTTTTCATGATTAAAGTTTTGCAGCATCAACACTGTCAAATGTGTTATTTTGTTATCAATGAGTTTTTCTAAGAATTTTTAGGTACGGTACACAGATCATGGCGGTAGATATCTTAAATTTGGAAAAATACTGTACTGGCATAGTGACTATCACTGTCATCCTCACAACTTACCAAAACTTATCACAGCTTCTCTTCTTAGTGGCAAatgttgtttttcctctttggTGTGATTTTGATTATATTAATTTCTCTCCACTCCCTTCTTTGTAAGCAATCTTATTAGAGAGAAAGATCTTAAAGACACCACCAACTATGATGGGATGGTTCCTGTTTGCAACCATAAATTTTGCACATGTGGTTGCTAAGATTAGGTAGGGAAGTTTTGAGTCctttcaactcccactgaagtcaacaggaattgaAAGCCATTCAGCAACTTGCAAAATTGGTTTCATTGTGACTGTCCCAATTTACATACCATCTTCTGAGTCATCACCAACAGAAAGTCATGGAAGCGGATCTTTCCTGTTCCTTCCTTATCAATGTCTGATATCATTTTCTTGATCTCTTCTTTTTTGGGTTCAAACCCTAGTGCTCTCATGGCCACCTGCAAACAATGAAAAGAGAAGAGATTAGCTCCTCAGTGGGCAATGGAAATAGAAGTatggaagaaaaaaagttaaactgtACCATGCTGTGGTTAAATTAGGTATTTTTTTCCCTCAAACAGCAAGGTCAAAGAGCAGGTGATGGAAAAATGGTCTACTAATAACACTTAGCAACCTGGAGAGAGCTGAATGTCTTAACAGCAACCCCTTTGGCTTGTATAAGAAGCTCTCTAGACATGCTCTAGAGAATAATGCACCCAGCCTTCTCTAGACAGTACTAGCAAGTAAATGGAGTCAGTAAAGGGGGAAAATTAATGGAAGAGAGAAGTACTTGGTGCTCTGCAGACCCTCTTTCCCCTATAAGAAAAAAGCCCAACAGACGTAAGACTCATCATCCATTCTGCCTGAGAAACTGTACCCTCTGGTCCTGAGGTCTTTAACCTTATTCATCTGATCTTTCGCATTCTAAGTCATTTTCTGAGGTCTGGGTTTTCCCCGTTTCTGGCTTACGACTCGGACACCCATTCAGAGGGTAAGTGTTCTGGTTAGGTGAAAGGTTTGGGAAAACAAATAGAACAGATCTAAAAGACCACCTTTTCTCTACGGAAAATCAAGGTACAGGAAAATGCAGAGAGCTCTCGTATTCTACTGGTCAAAGAGTCACTACATTACTATTTGGACACTACATTCAGGATGAGGAAGCTCAGATATACTAGATATACAGAGTTCCTGGAGCCACTAGGGAGGAGGGCAAAGAAAGGTCACAGCCTTCAAGGAACGTGACCCCAAGGGAGAAGATCCCATCATGCCTAGTACTGTACTGAACTCCAATCTACCGTGCTCAACTCAACCAGTACTTAAGACCAGAGGGAGTTAGGGTCTACACCTTGACATAAACCTACAGAAGAAGGTCTAAAACAGCTGGGTTTCTGGTTCCTCTATaaatctcctttaaaaaaaactgaacagtTGTTTTTTTCTATCATGTATATAGAAGTTACTTCAGCCCCTGCCACATTCCACTGACATAATGGAAATTTCTCTCAAAGGAGTGTAGAAAAAACTTAGAATCTCCTCAGGAAAGAGttcccccactgcctccacaCACTGCTTTTCCATTCCCTGGTGAAGAGACAAATGGCAGACTTGAAGGTTGCCTTTCTGCATGGTCCTCTGAGCGAGACAGGATTTAAACTGGAGAAGCAGAAGAGGGAGCTGTAGAAAGCAGGAAAATCTTAGACAGGGTTAATCATCATCCTCCCTAACAAAATGAGTGAGGTGGAGGTACCAAATATCTGCTCTGACACAAACAGAGACACAGAAATTAATGACACTGGCATGATCTTTAAGTATGGCTTTCAGAATGGTATGATCCTCAGATGGCTTTCATAATGACCAAAAACCTTTGACCTTCTGCCAACACATACAAAGCTCATGACATCCTGGAACTACATTTCAGAGTGTGATTTTGTCAACCCAGCTCCAAAGAGCCCCATGGGAGAAGGGGACAGCACAAAGAGCAACAGATAGCAGTTGTGTGGGGATACAGTGACTTTATGTTGTAAAGAGATCAACCCTCCTCTACCCCAGTTTAGATTAGTTTAAGTCTCTATACATCTAGGTCCTTTTTTTCCTTTAGCATCGAGTTTAATCTTGCCTTTAGCTCCTTAACATCTATGTTCCCAGTGCCATCGGCATCAAACAGATCAAAAGCCTCTCGGATCTCCTGCTTCTGGTCTTCAGTTAGTTCAAGTTTAGGACCTGTCTTCTTCCTCTGGGCTACCGCCCCTAATGTAGATTTCTTGAAGCTGGAAGCCTTGAAATATTAATAGAAGATCAGAGACTAGAATTAGATTCCCAAAGCAGGCAGATAAGACTCTCAGCATCAGGGGAGAACAATCCAGAATGAAACCAGAAACTTCCGTTTTCAGCAACCCTTGTGATTTCCAGTGAAGCCAGGGAAAAATAGACAAAGTGGCCACACAAAAATCTAACAAGCTGCCCTTTTAAAGGACAGAGGTATGGCTTGTGAAGACAGAAAGTTCCAGCCTGAAGGTGTAACTTGCAGGGATGATAGGTCCCTGCATATTATGCTCCATCTATATTTATATACAAGTGCATTGAAACTGAGACAATGAGACAGAGGCTGGTAATTTTTGCAGGCTACATGCAGAGCTGTCCTTAGGATATGGTGAATTGGGACAGCCACcccaggccccatgctttggggggtCCCCACAGTGGCCACCCTGAATCGCCttaccctagggacagctctgtgaGCGTGTCATGTGGGAGGCGCTAGACCAGACCAGAGGGGAAGTggggggccaggctggcccaGGGGGTTAGCGGGgggccaggctccagcagcagaggtcaggcctgcactcaccatCGGGAAGTGGCAGCAGTGACCCCAGCCCTCCCTTCCAGCTCCCAGTGTCACTCAGGGGAATGGGGTAGAAGCcggaaagaggcagagcaggggaaggaagaggtggggtgggggcttaaGGGAAAAGGTGGAGTAGAGGCAGGGGTGGTCCCAGGCCGCACACTcacctagggacagccctggctACATGGTTGGGATCAAGATGATACAGTGTGCCCCAGAATATCTTTGCAAGCCACGCAGCCGGGACCAGCACCATGTAGCACACACTAGGGACTATTGCCTATGTAGGCCATGCCACCTACATCAACTGGAGCAACATATTGTGGCAGTATAGCCTAATAGATTAGCATTGACCTGGTCTCAGAAGACCTGGTTCTAATCCCAGCACTATTATTAGACGGCAGGATGACCATCAGTAAGTaatgtccctgctctgtgcctcagttttcccatctataaaatggggataatgctaccaccctcctttgtaaagtactttgagattgaCTGATGACAAATGCTCCAAAAGGGCTGGGTGGTGTTATTAcggcagggtgggaggaggacCAGCACATGTGGGGGTCTGCACCCCCTTGGAAGCCCCCCCTGCAGCACGGGCAAGGATGCAGCTAGGAACTCTGTACCTACCACGCCAGCCCGGACCCAGCCCTTTGGACCTCAGGGCCCACTCCCCGAGCCACTGCGTGGGGGTGGAGTTGCTAACTCCCTGTGACAGGCTTCGGGGCCTACTGCTTCTGCACCCCACTGCGGTCACTCCATCAAATGGCCGGCCTAGCCCGCGCCCCGTCCTCCAGACCGAACAGCTCTCGGACCCACTCACCATCCCGCAGGCTGGTACCGCAGAAACAGCGCCTCCGCTCCGAACAGAAAAAAGGGGCGGACACAGTATTAAGAACAACCTTCCCCATAGGCCAATAGTTCTACCTTGATGCCATAGCAACCATGTTTCCCATTGATTAAAGGCCTTGCGCTGGAGACCCGATCGTATGCCGATTGGTCAAGATGCTTAGTGGGCGGATCCGGAAGAAGAGAGGGGTCTATTCCGCCTTCCTTCAAgtcgattggctgaagaagagtATCCAGGAAACCAATCAGTGCGCGCGTTGGGGCTCGGCTGATTCTCGGCCCAGGGGCGGGGCGAGGCGGAGCTGGGCTGCGAAACAGGGGGAAGGCGGAGATGAGGCGGGGCTAATAGGAAAGGCTGTCGCCGTTTGGAGCGGTTGAGGGTTGTGCGCGTGTCCCTGGGCGAGGGGAAACTGGGTCTGGGTGGGGCGGGGCCGGTGAAAGCAGTGGCGGTGTAAGGATCCTGCCTGCGTCTTCTCGGAGCTGGTGCCAggtaggggtggggaagggctgtgGCAGGAGGCTGGGGACGCGGGGGAGCTAGGAGGGGACCGGGCTGGCGGGAGCtatggggagagggcagggctggCGGGAGGGAGGGTGTCTGGGTGCTTCACGGTGGGGAGCCCTGAAGCCTGGGGGCGGAGGGGACAGTAGGAGTCCCAGTATGGGTGTTGGGAGGGTTGGTATCCGCCTAGGCTTCGGCCCAGGGCAGGGACTCACCTCAACTCCCGTGTTGCCTTTGTGTGGCCAATTCTTGTGCTTTTATTAAAGCTGCAGCTGCTGGAACTGCTATACTGTATGAGAAtctgagttttcatttttttaaagaaagcgtCTAGCCCTCCAGGGTGAGGAAGCAAGTGCACTGTGAAGGCACAGAAAACTTTTATCATGTACAATAAGTCATGGATTTTAACCCTGTGAAAATCCCCCTGATAAAATCCTAACAGCCATTAACTTAACCTCACATTTTTCCATAAGAGTCAACTTTGCTGTTATACTTACAAACCCTAGCCTGTTAATCATAGCTGGGATAGGGACAAGCTGTGATTCTTCCTCCCCAGTTTGAAAACAATCAGGGTACATCCTATGTAACTAACTAAATACGGCAAATTCCTCACCAGATTCATTTGCTTATGTTATAGTCTCATTCTTTTTGTCTTTAAATTGTAAGCAATTCAGCATAGGGATTGTCTCTTTTCTCTGCACAGAGCACAGTGGGGCTCTAGTTCCAATTTGGGAGTTTGCCCTACCATCATTAGAAAATATCTTTGTATTATAGTGGTTCAGTCCTGTCTTGGCTAAGGATAAACCATGTGGCCACTGGTTCCTCTGCCTCTGGATGTTGTGCAGATGGGCCTCAACAGATCTGCAGTAGTTATTGATTGGCTCAGAGTGGTTGCTTCCAGAGTGgtagaactggggggggggagttctagCCCCCACCCCTGAAATGCTTACACAATAAACTCATACTTGGGAGGGGAGGCAAGATTGGGAATCAAAGAGGCTGGAGTGGCTACCATGGGTTGGGGgtcaggccagagagagggacctgcAGGGGCTGGAATAGGCAGGGACTACTGGGAGCCTCCTTCCCAGCCTAGAAACTCACTCCATTTCTTGGCTGAGACTCAGTACCACCTCTCAATCCCCCACGTTTTCAGGGAGCTTCTGCATCACTCCCAGGCTGCTCTCTGGGAATtgtattgcacagtctgctgaTGTGTTTGCATTATAGTGCTCAATTCAGAGATGACACGGCAGTTTAAACTGGCTAAAATGAGAAGGATTTGCTGATTAATAGGCATTTTCCCACAAATACACAATTATCTGAGTTACATAACCTGTCTGGAGTTCTGTCATTGGCAGAGAATCTTTATACCAAATTGAATTTCA of the Dermochelys coriacea isolate rDerCor1 chromosome 9, rDerCor1.pri.v4, whole genome shotgun sequence genome contains:
- the CETN2 gene encoding centrin-2 isoform X1, which produces MASSFKKSTLGAVAQRKKTGPKLELTEDQKQEIREAFDLFDADGTGNIDVKELKVAMRALGFEPKKEEIKKMISDIDKEGTGKIRFHDFLLVMTQKMAEKDSKEEILKAFKLFDDDETGKISFKNLKRVAKELGENLTDEELQEMIDEADRDGDGEVNEQEFLRIMKKTSLY
- the CETN2 gene encoding centrin-2 isoform X2, which encodes MASSFKKSTLGAVAQRKKTGPKLELTEDQKQEIREAFDLFDADGTGNIDVKELKVAMRALGFEPKKEEIKKMISDIDKEGTGKIRFHDFLLVMTQKMAEKDSKEEILKAFKLFDDDETGKISFKNLKRVAKELGENLTDEELQVKLLQNHQSATLECHRIQKFCNRVLV